A stretch of Desulfobacter hydrogenophilus DNA encodes these proteins:
- a CDS encoding zinc-binding dehydrogenase, translating to MEQTSAKKIVRNGIGPDDYQALVDELTDGIGFDDIVMLDPRSAATVGSVAKHIARRGTLNLVGQTALDGLVETDVGRLHYDYTAYLGGQGPDIAASYGEARNRCDLRPKGTTVFVGAGGPMGMMHVQRAIQQPDGPHKIIATEVSDLRLKTLHDRLTPLAERNGCELLTFNPQSQNQSLYDFVMEATGGQGADDVVVSVPIADVMAEAATVMNPNGMLVFFAGVPNGTLAPLNLSTVYLNNTQYTGTSGLTMNDQQQVQELSNKGDLSPGCSVGAIGGMRAAKEGIQAMIEGRYSGKIIIFPQIHDLPLMGLNELKEKLPDIAEKLEPGDMWTVEAEKALFEKYWRG from the coding sequence GTGGAGCAAACCTCGGCCAAGAAAATCGTTCGTAATGGCATCGGCCCCGATGACTATCAGGCCCTGGTGGATGAGCTGACCGACGGCATAGGCTTTGACGATATTGTCATGCTCGATCCCCGTTCCGCGGCGACGGTGGGGTCTGTGGCCAAGCACATCGCCCGGCGTGGCACCCTCAACCTGGTGGGCCAAACCGCCCTGGACGGCCTGGTGGAGACCGATGTGGGCCGCCTGCACTACGACTACACCGCCTATCTGGGCGGTCAGGGACCGGACATCGCCGCCTCCTATGGGGAAGCGCGCAACCGCTGTGATTTACGACCCAAGGGCACCACCGTTTTCGTAGGCGCCGGCGGCCCCATGGGGATGATGCATGTTCAGCGGGCCATTCAGCAACCCGATGGCCCCCACAAGATTATCGCCACCGAAGTGAGCGATCTGCGCCTGAAGACACTCCATGACCGTTTGACTCCCCTGGCAGAACGTAACGGGTGTGAGCTATTGACCTTCAATCCCCAATCCCAAAACCAATCTCTGTATGATTTTGTGATGGAAGCCACCGGTGGACAAGGGGCGGACGACGTTGTGGTCAGTGTCCCCATTGCCGATGTGATGGCTGAGGCCGCCACAGTAATGAACCCCAATGGCATGCTGGTCTTTTTTGCCGGTGTGCCCAACGGCACCCTGGCGCCTTTGAATCTGAGCACGGTTTACCTCAACAATACCCAATACACGGGGACTTCCGGGTTGACTATGAACGATCAGCAGCAGGTCCAGGAACTGTCCAATAAAGGAGATCTATCTCCGGGGTGCAGCGTAGGAGCCATCGGCGGCATGCGGGCGGCCAAGGAAGGAATTCAAGCCATGATCGAAGGTCGCTACTCCGGTAAGATCATTATCTTCCCCCAAATTCATGACCTTCCCCTGATGGGACTCAACGAATTGAAAGAAAAGCTGCCGGATATCGCCGAGAAACTGGAGCCCGGGGATATGTGGACCGTTGAGGCGGAAAAAGCGCTCTTTGAAAAATATTGGAGAGGTTAA
- the pfkB gene encoding 1-phosphofructokinase, translating to MIYTVTLNPAVDREMTVDTIAFDTVLRALEWRVDCGGKGFNVARMLKSLGTSSVALGFAAGKSGEMLNDKLQSLGIETEFVWVDGETRTNVSIVSAENGQYVKVNEPGPTINGADLAQLAQKIRDRVQAGDWWVLAGSLPPGVEPSYYTELITIIQSAGAKVFLDTSDEALRQNCSAKPLLVKPNDEEAHKLTGLPVNTPAEIVAVGMAISAMGPVSVIISLGKVGAVLVDKGKAWLATSPKIVAANPIGAGDSMVAGIVWGLSQGDSMQDALCKGIACGAATASQKGTSVGSREQVNDLLSQVQIREVK from the coding sequence ATGATTTACACCGTTACACTCAATCCCGCGGTTGATCGTGAGATGACAGTTGACACCATTGCGTTTGATACTGTCCTGCGAGCCTTGGAGTGGCGGGTAGACTGCGGAGGGAAAGGTTTTAATGTCGCACGTATGCTGAAGTCACTTGGTACTTCGAGTGTAGCCCTGGGGTTTGCTGCCGGTAAAAGTGGGGAGATGCTGAATGATAAGCTCCAGTCCCTTGGCATTGAGACAGAGTTTGTCTGGGTCGATGGAGAAACCCGGACGAATGTCTCCATTGTAAGCGCAGAAAATGGACAATACGTGAAGGTCAATGAGCCGGGTCCGACTATTAATGGGGCAGATCTTGCGCAGCTGGCACAAAAGATACGCGATCGGGTACAGGCCGGGGACTGGTGGGTACTGGCCGGCAGTCTGCCTCCGGGAGTTGAGCCAAGCTACTATACTGAGCTCATTACCATCATCCAGTCAGCTGGAGCAAAAGTCTTTCTGGATACCAGCGATGAGGCCCTGCGTCAAAACTGCAGTGCCAAACCCTTGCTGGTCAAACCGAATGATGAAGAAGCACATAAGCTTACTGGATTACCTGTCAACACGCCCGCTGAGATAGTAGCGGTTGGTATGGCAATTTCTGCCATGGGTCCTGTCAGCGTGATTATCTCCCTTGGAAAAGTGGGCGCAGTGCTGGTTGATAAAGGTAAGGCGTGGCTGGCTACCAGCCCCAAAATAGTTGCGGCCAACCCTATTGGCGCTGGAGATTCAATGGTTGCCGGTATTGTCTGGGGTCTCAGCCAGGGGGACAGCATGCAGGATGCATTGTGCAAAGGGATTGCCTGCGGTGCTGCGACCGCCAGCCAAAAAGGCACATCGGTTGGTTCCCGTGAGCAGGTGAACGATTTGTTATCACAGGTTCAGATACGAGAAGTGAAATAG
- the tnpA gene encoding IS200/IS605 family transposase, producing the protein MKDYKSLKHSKWYCKYHVVWIPKYRKKVIYGQLRRELGSILHGLAKQKECEIEEGHLMTDHVHMLISIPPKFAVAQVVGFIKGKSAIQIARQFCGKKRNYNGEKFWARGYFASTVGIDEQIVRAYIRHQEKEDQRCEQMNLFD; encoded by the coding sequence ATGAAAGATTATAAAAGTTTAAAGCATTCAAAGTGGTATTGCAAGTATCATGTGGTTTGGATTCCAAAATATCGGAAGAAAGTTATTTACGGGCAATTACGTCGGGAACTGGGGTCAATACTACATGGTTTGGCAAAACAAAAAGAATGCGAGATCGAAGAAGGACATTTGATGACAGACCATGTTCATATGCTGATCTCCATTCCACCCAAATTTGCCGTGGCTCAGGTAGTTGGGTTCATCAAGGGGAAAAGTGCTATTCAGATAGCACGTCAGTTTTGTGGTAAAAAAAGGAACTATAATGGTGAAAAATTTTGGGCCAGAGGTTATTTTGCATCAACAGTAGGAATCGACGAACAAATTGTTCGAGCATATATCCGGCATCAAGAAAAAGAGGATCAACGTTGCGAACAGATGAACTTGTTTGATTAA
- a CDS encoding Slp family lipoprotein: protein MFAFMVLLCISGCAGIISKNIQNQVEKNLSLKMVLEDTRDYAGKMVLWSGEIINTDNEKQGTMMEIIQKPADINGRPKDVDKSQGRFLALNKTYLDAAIYEKGRKVTVAGRIKEKRTRPLGGIQYTYPLIMVEEIYLWPRTDLDGHDRYYHGSFMAPSLLVVLTCPFTLDDRVTSILR from the coding sequence TTGTTCGCTTTTATGGTGCTGTTGTGCATATCCGGTTGCGCAGGTATTATATCAAAAAATATTCAGAATCAGGTGGAAAAAAATCTCAGTCTCAAAATGGTTCTTGAGGATACCCGGGACTATGCCGGAAAAATGGTTTTGTGGTCTGGAGAAATCATCAACACCGACAACGAAAAACAGGGTACCATGATGGAAATAATCCAAAAGCCTGCTGATATCAACGGCAGGCCCAAGGATGTCGATAAAAGCCAGGGCCGGTTCCTTGCGTTAAATAAAACCTATCTTGACGCAGCCATCTATGAAAAAGGAAGAAAGGTCACAGTTGCCGGCCGCATAAAAGAGAAACGAACACGGCCCCTCGGTGGCATCCAATATACCTATCCTCTGATTATGGTCGAAGAAATTTATTTGTGGCCCAGAACTGATCTGGACGGGCACGACAGGTATTATCATGGGTCCTTTATGGCACCATCCTTATTGGTGGTATTGACATGTCCTTTTACTCTCGATGATCGAGTTACAAGTATCCTACGGTAG
- a CDS encoding putative bifunctional diguanylate cyclase/phosphodiesterase: MPETEHHKLFSSPVSRPPVKIAALNVETGAGLRPEEIRKSKKGVHYETWSWLTKESSFYFVKYNTRYKIWAQTLIPMRTVRTLFFGQGFFIQLAGFILVLTGFFILFHMLYHKEAAAHRLLSYQAVHDSLTDLYNRAALKAISYQWITRDASPFLFLFIDLDNFKNINDSFGHALGDKLLIEVSQRLKQLVPEGSEIVRNGGDEFSVFIKKEPAGFNNSHLGHRIVSEISKPYYISGLKLRIGCSVGISRYPEDGAGIEQLMVSADLAMYTAKKKRNNYAFYNSELQEIMERKTLIEYSLHTAVEENELYMVFQPQVHGDGTIHGAEALVRWESPELGFVPPDQFIGVAEESGAMASLGAFILDTSCAEFRKILDACSDGADTLNLSINISVPQILRPLTAEDFVKFIKGKMMDYE, translated from the coding sequence TTGCCGGAAACGGAGCATCACAAGCTTTTTTCATCCCCGGTCTCCCGGCCGCCGGTTAAAATTGCGGCGTTGAATGTCGAAACCGGGGCGGGTCTGCGCCCTGAAGAAATCCGAAAATCTAAAAAAGGCGTCCACTACGAAACCTGGTCATGGCTGACCAAAGAGAGCTCCTTTTACTTCGTGAAATACAATACAAGGTATAAAATTTGGGCGCAGACTTTGATTCCGATGAGGACGGTTAGAACGCTCTTCTTCGGGCAGGGTTTTTTTATCCAGTTAGCTGGTTTTATTTTGGTCTTGACCGGTTTTTTCATCCTTTTCCATATGCTTTACCACAAGGAAGCGGCGGCACACCGTCTGCTTTCCTATCAGGCGGTTCATGACTCCCTGACGGACCTTTACAATCGGGCGGCTTTGAAGGCTATTTCCTACCAGTGGATAACCCGGGATGCCTCCCCGTTTCTTTTCTTGTTTATTGATCTGGACAATTTCAAGAATATTAACGACTCTTTTGGCCATGCCCTGGGAGACAAACTGCTCATTGAAGTGAGCCAGCGGCTCAAACAACTGGTGCCGGAAGGCTCCGAAATCGTAAGGAATGGTGGGGACGAATTTTCGGTCTTCATAAAAAAAGAACCGGCCGGTTTTAACAACAGCCACCTGGGCCATAGGATTGTCTCCGAAATTTCGAAACCTTATTACATTTCCGGATTGAAGCTGCGTATCGGATGCAGCGTCGGCATATCCCGATATCCGGAGGACGGGGCCGGCATAGAGCAGCTCATGGTCTCAGCCGACCTTGCCATGTACACCGCAAAGAAAAAACGTAATAATTATGCATTTTACAACAGTGAACTCCAGGAAATAATGGAGCGAAAGACCCTGATCGAATATTCACTGCATACCGCCGTTGAGGAGAATGAGCTTTACATGGTGTTCCAACCCCAGGTTCACGGAGACGGCACCATCCACGGTGCTGAGGCACTGGTGCGCTGGGAAAGTCCGGAACTTGGCTTTGTGCCGCCGGATCAGTTCATCGGGGTGGCCGAAGAGTCTGGAGCCATGGCTTCCCTGGGAGCCTTCATCCTGGACACCTCATGTGCCGAGTTCCGGAAGATCCTTGATGCGTGCAGCGATGGGGCGGATACACTGAATCTTTCAATCAACATCTCCGTACCCCAAATCCTTCGTCCCCTGACTGCAGAGGACTTCGTTAAATTTATCAAGGGAAAAATGATGGATTATGAATAA
- a CDS encoding FeoA family protein yields MPGFKRKRHRGENCCMLRNIKPGRRAKIRCHHAKGAVRQRLLDLGFVPDTDVEVIRKAPLGDPIECCVANYTVALRNSEADLIEVESY; encoded by the coding sequence ATGCCAGGATTTAAAAGGAAAAGGCACCGTGGAGAAAACTGCTGCATGCTCAGGAATATTAAACCCGGACGGCGGGCCAAAATCCGCTGCCACCATGCCAAAGGAGCAGTGCGTCAACGCCTTCTGGATCTGGGATTTGTTCCGGACACTGATGTTGAGGTGATCCGCAAGGCCCCACTAGGCGATCCCATTGAATGCTGTGTGGCCAATTATACGGTTGCACTCAGAAATTCTGAAGCCGACCTCATTGAGGTCGAAAGTTATTAA
- the feoB gene encoding ferrous iron transport protein B: protein MNEPPEADPKKLLVGLAGQQNAGKSTTFNMLTGANQHIANYPGVTVDKKTGFYRYRETRVELVDLPGTYSLTSFSLEERVARDFLISEHPDVIANVVDASSLKRSLYFTFQVLEMGFPVVVVLNMMDVAKRNGTHVDVSALEHCLGVNVIPTVGRKRRGKTELKDAILDTANRKTHNSLRINYEELEPAVENLQKRLDQSKQAENYPSRWLAVKLLEGDSEAERIAGELLGEECEELKMAESVRQEFEEEHYMNVPDYLVGCRDRLATKIVNTCVTETKNGRDRVTETIDRVVLNRFAAPFFLIATVFVIYQLSIVKGYELTVYWWPILAKLRAMVAGVLPAAGILEDPYIRSMGLWMVDSANALLNYIPIFLILFSLIAILEDSGYMARIAFILDKLFHSFGLHGQSTLPYILGGVFAGGCAVPGVMATKGIPDERSRMATILTVPYMNCLAKIPFYTLLINVFFAPYKSWAMLFLSTVTIFVALLVAKLLTSTLLKSMETAPFVMELPKYHSPTLFGVGQRAIERTWQYIKKVGSIVVAVSVCVFTLLQFPGISDEKQAHFEEEITQAVGTFQKKIAMTQYANQFKDEAALASMINLYNDFKTARLTTKGAKASKALSARFKANYPEQFKFLKPQKDKDAKKVNKALRGLVSKRKSLRRQIKESQIETSALGMVGRSLEPITQWAGFNWKINVAILSSFAARESSVATIGVLYQQGADENKSLEDRVEAEAGEGGFSPLHALAIMVFFALYPPCLATTIMIKVQTASYKWMVFSMIFPTTLGFVAACLIYTGGRALNLSGIQMMGVFYAAVLLTTVCTGLFSSWERKPGPPPVPDLREAPKPL, encoded by the coding sequence ATGAATGAACCCCCTGAAGCCGATCCGAAAAAACTTTTGGTGGGCCTGGCCGGCCAGCAAAACGCCGGCAAATCAACCACATTTAATATGCTTACCGGGGCCAACCAGCACATTGCCAATTACCCCGGCGTTACCGTTGATAAAAAAACCGGATTCTACCGCTACCGTGAAACCCGGGTGGAACTTGTTGATCTTCCCGGTACTTACAGCCTGACCTCTTTTTCCCTTGAAGAGCGGGTGGCAAGGGATTTTCTGATTTCAGAACATCCTGATGTCATTGCCAATGTGGTGGACGCCTCTTCCCTGAAACGCAGCCTTTATTTCACCTTCCAGGTGCTGGAAATGGGCTTTCCCGTTGTGGTGGTCCTGAACATGATGGACGTGGCCAAACGCAACGGAACCCATGTGGATGTATCTGCTCTGGAACATTGCCTGGGAGTAAACGTCATCCCTACCGTGGGCCGCAAGCGCCGGGGCAAGACGGAATTGAAAGATGCCATTCTGGATACGGCGAACCGCAAAACCCATAATTCCCTTCGTATCAACTATGAAGAACTTGAGCCGGCTGTGGAGAACCTTCAAAAACGCCTGGATCAAAGCAAACAGGCCGAAAACTACCCCTCCCGATGGCTGGCCGTCAAGCTCCTTGAGGGAGATAGCGAAGCCGAGCGTATTGCCGGTGAACTTCTTGGGGAAGAGTGCGAAGAACTAAAAATGGCCGAAAGTGTCCGCCAGGAATTTGAAGAAGAACATTACATGAATGTCCCGGACTACCTGGTGGGCTGCCGGGACCGTCTGGCCACAAAGATTGTCAACACCTGCGTCACGGAAACCAAGAACGGCCGGGACCGGGTCACTGAAACCATCGACAGAGTAGTCCTGAATCGGTTTGCCGCCCCCTTTTTCCTCATTGCCACGGTATTTGTGATTTACCAACTTTCCATTGTCAAGGGGTATGAGCTTACAGTTTACTGGTGGCCCATTTTAGCAAAATTGCGGGCCATGGTTGCCGGCGTACTGCCCGCGGCCGGTATCCTGGAGGATCCATATATCCGGTCCATGGGACTATGGATGGTGGATTCAGCCAATGCCCTTCTCAACTATATCCCTATTTTTTTGATACTGTTTTCCCTCATCGCCATTCTTGAGGACAGCGGATACATGGCCAGGATCGCCTTTATCCTGGACAAGTTGTTTCATTCCTTCGGCCTCCACGGCCAGTCTACCCTGCCCTATATCCTGGGCGGTGTGTTTGCCGGAGGATGTGCCGTACCCGGGGTTATGGCCACCAAGGGGATACCGGACGAACGGTCCCGAATGGCCACCATCCTTACAGTGCCCTATATGAACTGTCTGGCAAAGATCCCCTTTTACACCCTGCTCATCAATGTATTTTTTGCCCCGTACAAATCCTGGGCGATGCTCTTTTTATCCACAGTGACTATTTTTGTAGCCCTGCTGGTAGCCAAACTTTTGACTTCGACACTGCTCAAATCTATGGAAACCGCCCCCTTTGTCATGGAACTTCCCAAATACCATTCCCCGACGCTGTTCGGCGTAGGCCAGCGGGCCATTGAGCGAACCTGGCAGTACATCAAAAAAGTAGGGTCCATTGTGGTGGCCGTCTCCGTCTGCGTATTTACCCTGCTTCAATTCCCGGGCATTTCCGATGAAAAGCAGGCCCATTTTGAAGAAGAAATAACCCAAGCTGTGGGCACCTTTCAGAAAAAGATCGCCATGACCCAATATGCAAACCAGTTCAAGGATGAAGCCGCCCTGGCGTCAATGATCAATCTGTATAACGATTTTAAAACCGCACGGCTTACCACAAAAGGGGCGAAAGCGTCCAAGGCCTTGTCCGCTAGATTCAAAGCCAATTACCCGGAACAATTTAAATTCCTCAAGCCCCAGAAGGATAAAGACGCCAAAAAGGTAAACAAGGCCCTGCGTGGGTTGGTCTCCAAGCGTAAATCCTTACGCCGCCAGATCAAGGAATCACAGATAGAAACCAGCGCCCTTGGTATGGTGGGGCGATCCCTGGAACCTATTACCCAGTGGGCCGGATTCAACTGGAAGATCAATGTGGCCATTCTTTCCTCCTTTGCAGCCCGGGAATCTTCAGTGGCCACCATCGGTGTTCTCTACCAACAGGGGGCTGATGAAAACAAAAGCCTTGAAGACCGTGTGGAGGCCGAAGCTGGAGAGGGAGGATTTTCCCCCCTGCACGCCCTGGCCATCATGGTCTTTTTTGCCCTGTACCCACCCTGTCTGGCGACAACCATCATGATCAAGGTACAAACCGCTTCATACAAATGGATGGTTTTTTCCATGATTTTTCCCACCACCTTAGGGTTTGTCGCGGCCTGCCTGATCTACACCGGCGGCAGGGCCTTGAATCTTTCCGGCATCCAGATGATGGGTGTGTTCTATGCCGCAGTACTTCTAACGACCGTGTGTACGGGCCTGTTCAGCTCATGGGAACGAAAACCCGGCCCCCCGCCTGTGCCCGATCTGCGCGAGGCTCCGAAACCGTTGTAG